In Phragmites australis chromosome 16, lpPhrAust1.1, whole genome shotgun sequence, one DNA window encodes the following:
- the LOC133895808 gene encoding endoglucanase 19-like encodes MEPKSSFSLCVVAAAVLQLLLLAPSLAAAFNYADALAKSIIFFEGQRSGKLPPGNRMTWRGDSGLRDGAQYNVDLVGGYYDAGDNVKFGLPMAFTTTMLAWSVVDFGKFMGAELPHARAAVRWGADYLLKAATATPDTLYVQVADPNQDHRCWERPEDMDTPRSVYAVTKDKPGSDVAAETAAALAASAIVFRRSDPAYSSKLLHAAMKVFDFADRHRGSYSDSLSAFVCPFYCSYSGYHDELLWAASWLHRASNNVSFMSYVQVNGMQLGAGDDDYSFSWDDKRVGTKVLLSKGFLKKKLQGLQLYKAHSDNYICSLVPGTSSFQSGQYTPGGLIYKEGASNMQYVTTATFLLLAYAKYLRSSGASVVCGAKDVSPAELVALAKRQVDYILGKNPAGMSYMVGFGARYPRRLHHRGASMPSVRAHPGRIGCDEGFAYLHSGAADPNVLVGAVVGGPDASDAFADDRDSYGQSEPATYINAPLVGALAFFAGTAKSTN; translated from the exons ATGGAGCCGAAGAGCAGCTTCAGCTTGTGTGTGGTTGCAGCCGCCGTGCTTCAGCTGCTGCTCTTGGCTCCGAGCTTGGCCGCGGCGTTCAACTACGCCGACGCGCTCGCCAAGTCCATCATCTTCTTTGAGGGCCAGCGCTCCGGCAAGCTGCCGCCCGGCAACCGCATGACCTGGCGCGGCGACTCCGGCCTCAGGGACGGCGCCCAGTACAAT GTGGATCTGGTCGGCGGGTACTACGACGCCGGCGACAACGTCAAGTTCGGGTTGCCGATGGCGTTCACCACCACGATGCTGGCGTGGAGCGTCGTCGACTTCGGCAAGTTCATGGGCGCCGAGCTTCCCCACGCCAGGGCCGCCGTGCGCTGGGGCGCCGACTACCTTCTCAAGGCCGCCACCGCCACGCCCGACACGCTCTATGTCCAG GTGGCGGACCCGAACCAGGACCACCGGTGCTGGGAGCGACCGGAGGACATGGACACGCCGCGCAGCGTGTACGCCGTCACCAAGGACAAGCCCGGCTCCGACGTCGCCGCCGAgaccgccgccgcgctcgccgcgTCCGCCATCGTCTTCCGCCGCTCGGACCCGGCCTACTCGTCCAAGCTGCTCCACGCCGCCATGAAGGTGTTCGACTTCGCGGACCGGCACCGCGGGTCGTACAGCGACTCGCTGAGCGCGTTCGTGTGCCCGTTCTACTGCTCCTACTCCGGCTACCAC GACGAGCTTCTGTGGGCCGCGTCGTGGCTGCACCGCGCGTCGAACAACGTGTCGTTCATGTCGTACGTGCAGGTGAACGGCATGCAGCTGggcgccggcgacgacgacTACTCCTTCAGCTGGGACGACAAGCGGGTCGGCACCAAGGTCCTCCTCTCCAAG GGGTTCTTGAAGAAGAAGCTGCAGGGGCTGCAGCTGTACAAGGCTCACTCGGACAACTACATCTGCTCGCTGGTGCCGGGCACGAGCAGCTTCCAGTCCGGCCAGTACACGCCGGGCGGGCTCATCTACAAGGAGGGCGCGAGCAACATGCAGTACGTGACGACGGCGACGTTCTTACTGCTGGCCTACGCCAAGTACCTCCGCTCCAGCGGGGCCTCCGTCGTCTGTGGCGCCAAGGACGTCTCCCCCGCCGAGCTCGTCGCTCTGGCGAAACGGCAGGTGGACTACATCCTTGGGAAGAACCCGGCGGGGATGTCGTACATGGTGGGGTTCGGCGCGCGGTACCCGCGCCGCCTGCACCACCGCGGCGCGTCGATGCCGTCGGTGCGCGCCCACCCGGGGCGCATCGGGTGCGACGAGGGGTTCGCGTACCTGCACTCGGGCGCGGCCGACCCCAACGTGCTGGTGGGCGCCGTGGTGGGAGGGCCCGACGCGAGCGACGCCTTCGCCGACGACCGCGACAGCTACGGGCAGTCGGAGCCCGCCACGTACATCAACGCGCCGCTAGTCGGCGCGCTCGCGTTCTTCGCCGGCACCGCCAAAAGCACCAACTGA